From Brassica oleracea var. oleracea cultivar TO1000 chromosome C3, BOL, whole genome shotgun sequence, a single genomic window includes:
- the LOC106329509 gene encoding F-box/kelch-repeat protein At4g38940-like — MSENMEQFLELSVSPLIPSLPDDVTLDIVARVPRSHYPTLSLISKKFRKLIDSPKLYKRRSQLGITQHRLYALLRNRNTGDCRFYILHRKLNSRNRLVIVRSLPPVSSRGSFVSVGSKVYVFNDVDALCIHCASHTVQPIPDMPQRFSATPMPSKVANVIDGKVYLIGDSRFTFDGGMSWSKTVMVLDAETQVWEPVMIKEDMWVGALWSDAVVMEDKICMKGHRNGNSFVYEPKEKKWELMDEVLNSKDWVSACVVDDLLYYHDCSEKALRAYDPKQSRWSVVSGLEEFLASECAQSKWSNAVKCGEKKLALFFPEKHDGKQVICCAEIALERRQGGEVWGKMESCDVVIEDGGLFDVVKCVAVTV, encoded by the coding sequence ATGTCTGAAAACATGGAGCAATTCTTGGAGCTGTCAGTGTCTCCTCTGATTCCGTCACTTCCAGACGACGTCACCCTTGACATCGTAGCTCGTGTGCCCAGAAGCCACTACCCGACACTCTCCCTCATCTCCAAGAAGTTCAGGAAACTCATTGACTCGCCTAAGCTCTACAAGAGGCGATCTCAGCTAGGCATCACCCAACACCGTCTCTACGCTCTTCTCCGCAACCGCAACACGGGTGACTGCCGTTTCTACATCCTACACCGGAAACTCAACTCTAGAAACCGCTTGGTCATCGTCCGATCGCTCCCTCCCGTGTCTTCCCGTGGAAGCTTTGTCTCGGTGGGTTCGAAGGTGTACGTGTTCAACGATGTTGATGCCCTCTGCATTCACTGTGCCTCCCACACGGTGCAGCCCATCCCTGACATGCCTCAGCGCTTCTCGGCGACTCCCATGCCTAGTAAAGTTGCTAATGTCATCGACGGGAAGGTTTACCTGATCGGTGATTCCCGTTTCACTTTTGATGGTGGGATGTCGTGGAGTAAAACAGTGATGGTGCTTGATGCAGAAACGCAAGTGTGGGAGCCGGTGATGATAAAAGAAGACATGTGGGTTGGTGCTCTTTGGTCTGATGCGGTGGTGATGGAGGATAAGATTTGCATGAAAGGTCACAGGAATGGTAATTCTTTTGTTTACGAACCAAAGGAGAAGAAATGGGAACTGATGGACGAGGTGTTGAACTCTAAGGACTGGGTGAGTGCGTGTGTGGTTGATGATCTCCTCTACTATCACGATTGTTCAGAGAAGGCGTTAAGGGCGTATGATCCGAAGCAGAGCCGCTGGAGTGTTGTCAGCGGTTTGGAAGAGTTTTTGGCGTCCGAGTGTGCCCAGTCAAAGTGGTCCAATGCGGTGAAGTGCGGCGAGAAGAAGCTGGCTCTCTTCTTTCCTGAAAAACATGACGGCAAGCAGGTCATTTGTTGCGCGGAGATTGCTTTGGAAAGGCGCCAAGGTGGAGAGGTTTGGGGTAAGATGGAGTCGTGTGATGTTGTCATCGAGGATGGTGGGCTGTTTGACGTGGTGAAATGTGTAGCTGTTACCGTTTGA
- the LOC106332072 gene encoding F-box/kelch-repeat protein At4g38940-like, giving the protein MSENMEQSPEMLLSPPIPSLPDDVTIDIVARVPRSHYPTLSLVSKSFRKLIASSKLYKRRSQLGITQRRLYAVLRNRKTGEFSFYVLHRKLNGYNRLVVVRSLPFMSSRGSCVSVGSKVYVFNDLSVLSFDCTSHTVQRGPNFPQRISYKEANVIGKKVYVIGDAFCHYVQGTGWMKVWQKAVTVFDTETESLEPKLVKEDMAVGVGPFWSDSVVLEDKIYLKGYMNGNSFVYGPEERKWELMDEVLNSKDWEGACVVDGVLYYHDRSGKVLMAYDPKQGCWSVVNGLEEFLAVETARSRWSITVNYGAEKLALFFPKKQYGEKMICCAEIGLERRQGGEIWGKVQWCHVVIGDGSFDMVKCVSVTV; this is encoded by the coding sequence ATGTCTGAAAACATGGAGCAATCGCCGGAGATGCTGCTGTCTCCTCCGATTCCGTCGCTTCCAGACGACGTCACCATCGATATCGTAGCTCGTGTGCCCAGAAGCCACTACCCGACACTCTCCCTCGTTTCCAAGAGTTTCAGGAAACTCATCGCCTCGTCTAAGCTATACAAGAGACGATCTCAGCTAGGCATCACCCAACGCCGTCTCTACGCCGTCCTCCGCAACCGCAAAACCGGTGAATTCAGTTTCTACGTCCTCCACCGTAAACTCAACGGCTACAACCGCTTGGTCGTCGTCCGGTCACTTCCTTTCATGTCTTCCCGTGGAAGCTGTGTCTCGGTTGGTTCGAAGGTGTACGTGTTCAACGACCTCTCAGTGCTCAGCTTTGACTGCACCTCTCACACGGTTCAGCGCGGCCCCAACTTTCCTCAGCGGATTTCTTATAAAGAGGCTAACGTCATCGGGAAGAAGGTTTATGTGATTGGTGATGCGTTTTGTCACTACGTACAGGGGACCGGGTGGATGAAAGTGTGGCAGAAGGCAGTGACAGTGTTTGATACAGAAACGGAGTCGTTGGAGCCTAAGTTGGTAAAGGAAGACATGGCTGTTGGTGTAGGTCCCTTTTGGTCTGATTCTGTTGTGTTGGAGGATAAGATTTACCTGAAAGGTTACATGAATGGTAATTCTTTTGTTTATGGACCAGAGGAAAGGAAATGGGAATTGATGGACGAGGTATTGAACTCTAAGGACTGGGAGGGTGCGTGTGTGGTTGACGGCGTCTTGTACTATCACGATCGTTCCGGCAAGGTTTTGATGGCGTATGATCCGAAGCAGGGCTGTTGGAGTGTTGTTAATGGTTTGGAGGAGTTTTTGGCTGTGGAGACTGCTCGTTCAAGGTGGTCCATAACGGTGAACTACGGTGCGGAGAAGCTGGCTCTCTTCTTTCCTAAGAAACAGTACGGCGAGAAGATGATTTGCTGTGCGGAGATTGGTTTGGAAAGGCGCCAAGGAGGAGAGATTTGGGGTAAGGTGCAGTGGTGTCACGTTGTCATTGGCGATGGGTCTTTCGACATGGTGAAATGTGTCTCTGTCACGGTTTGA
- the LOC106332787 gene encoding 39S ribosomal protein L41-A, mitochondrial-like, whose amino-acid sequence MTLGLLSAIGRSFRRKRASSLDILSPKRAPRDFYKGKNCKPTGFHTKKGGYVVQPDKLPNYVIPDLTGFKLKPYVSQCPIEVNKTTEASK is encoded by the exons ATGACGCTAGGATTGTTATCAGCGATTGGAAGATCATTCCGGAGAAAGAGAGCGTCTTCACTTGATATTCTCTCTCCCAAACGAGCTCCAAGAGACTTCTACAAGGGCAAAAACTGCAAACCTACTGGTTTCCACACCAAAAAAG GAGGATACGTCGTGCAGCCTGATAAATTGCCAAACTACGTAATCCCTGATCTCACCGGCTTTAAG CTGAAACCATACGTGTCTCAGTGCCCTATAGAGGTCAACAAAACAACTGAAGCTTCCAAGTGA
- the LOC106333925 gene encoding F-box/kelch-repeat protein At4g38940-like has product MSENMEQSLTPSLPDDVIIDIVARVPRSHYPTLSLVSKSFRKLIASPTLYKRRSFLGITQQRLYAVLRNPQTRDDFSFYILHKKLKCSNRLVIVGSRTLHHMSSRGSYVSVGSKVYGFNDLDALSIDCTSHTCQPISDIPQLMTNKVANVIDRKIYLIGGSFLPDESGSREAWKNVVAVFDTETQSWEPKLVKEDIHVGLGPFWSDSMVMEGKIYLKDYSNGNSFVYEPEERKWELMDEVLNSEEWVGACVVDDVLYYHDCFEMALKAYDSKQRCWSVVNGLKDFLAVETADSVRSHAVSYGEKKLALFFHKNHDGKEVICCAEIALERRQGGEIWGQKESCDVVIEDGMVDMVKFVSVTV; this is encoded by the coding sequence ATGTCTGAAAACATGGAGCAGTCTCTGACTCCGTCGCTTCCAGATGACGTCATCATTGACATCGTAGCTCGTGTGCCCAGAAGCCATTACCCGACTCTCTCCCTCGTTTCCAAGAGTTTCAGGAAACTCATTGCCTCTCCTACGCTCTACAAGAGGCGATCCTTCCTAGGCATCACCCAACAACGTCTCTATGCCGTCCTCCGCAACCCCCAAACTCGTGATGATTTTAGTTTCTACATTCTCCACAAGAAACTCAAATGCAGTAACCGCTTGGTCATCGTCGGATCACGTACACTTCACCACATGTCTTCCCGTGGAAGCTATGTCTCGGTTGGTTCGAAGGTGTACGGGTTTAACGATCTCGATGCGCTCAGCATTGACTGCACCTCTCACACGTGTCAGCCCATCTCTGACATTCCTCAGCTCATGACTAATAAAGTTGCTAATGTCATCGACAGGAAGATTTACCTGATTGGTGGTTCCTTTTTGCCGGATGAAAGTGGGTCGCGGGAAGCGTGGAAGAATGTAGTCGCGGTGTTTGACACAGAAACACAATCATGGGAGCCTAAGTTGGTAAAGGAAGACATTCATGTAGGTCTTGGTCCCTTTTGGTCTGATTCTATGGTGATGGAGGGTAAGATTTACCTGAAAGATTACAGCAACGGCAACTCTTTTGTTTATGAACCAGAGGAAAGGAAATGGGAATTGATGGACGAGGTGTTGAATTCTGAGGAATGGGTGGGTGCGTGTGTGGTTGACGATGTCTTGTACTATCACGATTGTTTCGAGATGGCGTTGAAGGCGTATGATTCAAAGCAGAGGTGTTGGAGTGTTGTCAACGGTTTGAAAGATTTTTTGGCCGTGGAGACTGCTGATTCAGTTAGGTCCCATGCGGTGAGCTATGGCGAGAAGAAGCTGGCTCTCTTCTTTCATAAAAACCATGACGGCAAAGAGGTCATTTGCTGTGCAGAGATTGCTTTGGAAAGGCGCCAAGGAGGAGAGATTTGGGGTCAGAAGGAGTCGTGTGATGTTGTGATTGAGGATGGGATGGTTGACATGGTCAAATTTGTTTCTGTTACCGTCTGA
- the LOC106334141 gene encoding F-box/kelch-repeat protein At4g38940-like, producing the protein MSENMEQSLTPSLPDDVIIDIVARVPRSHYPTLSLVSKSFRKLIASPTLYKRRSFLGITQHRIYAVLRNPQTRDNFSFYILHRKLKCSNRLVIVGSRTLHHMSSRGSYVSVGSKVYGFNDRDALSIDCTSHTSQSISNIPQLMTNKVANVIDRKVYLIGGSFLPDESGSREAWKNAVAVFDTETQSWECKLVKEDMHVGLGPFWSDSMVMEGKIYLKDYSNRNFFVYEPEERKWELMDEVLNSEEWVGACVVDDVLYYHDCSGMELKAYDPKQRCWSVVNGLKDFLAVETAHSVWSHAVSYGEKKLALFFHKNHDGKEVIFCAEIALERRQGGEIWGQKESCDVVIEDGMFDMVKFVSVTV; encoded by the coding sequence ATGTCTGAAAACATGGAGCAGTCTCTGACTCCGTCGCTTCCAGATGACGTCATCATTGACATCGTAGCTCGTGTGCCCAGAAGCCATTACCCGACTCTCTCCCTCGTTTCCAAGAGTTTCAGGAAACTCATTGCCTCTCCTACGCTCTACAAGAGGCGATCCTTCCTAGGCATCACCCAACACCGCATCTATGCCGTCCTCCGCAACCCCCAAACTCGTGATAATTTCAGTTTCTACATTCTCCACAGGAAACTCAAATGCAGTAACCGCTTGGTCATCGTCGGATCACGTACACTTCATCACATGTCTTCCCGTGGAAGCTATGTCTCGGTTGGTTCGAAGGTGTACGGGTTTAACGATCGCGATGCGCTCAGCATTGACTGCACCTCTCACACGTCTCAGTCCATCTCTAACATTCCTCAGCTCATGACTAATAAAGTTGCTAATGTCATCGACAGGAAGGTTTACCTGATTGGTGGTTCCTTTTTGCCGGATGAAAGTGGGTCGCGGGAAGCGTGGAAGAATGCAGTCGCGGTGTTTGACACAGAAACACAATCATGGGAGTGTAAGTTGGTAAAGGAAGACATGCATGTAGGTCTTGGTCCCTTTTGGTCTGATTCTATGGTGATGGAGGGTAAAATTTACCTGAAAGATTACAGCAACAGAAACTTTTTTGTTTATGAACCAGAGGAAAGGAAATGGGAATTGATGGACGAGGTGTTGAATTCTGAGGAATGGGTGGGTGCGTGTGTGGTTGACGATGTCTTGTACTATCACGATTGTTCCGGGATGGAGTTGAAGGCGTATGATCCAAAGCAGAGGTGTTGGAGTGTTGTCAACGGTTTGAAAGATTTTTTGGCCGTGGAGACTGCCCACTCAGTTTGGTCCCATGCGGTGAGCTATGGCGAGAAGAAGCTGGCTCTCTTCTTTCATAAAAACCATGACGGCAAAGAGGTCATTTTCTGTGCAGAGATTGCTTTGGAAAGGCGCCAAGGAGGAGAGATTTGGGGTCAGAAGGAGTCGTGTGATGTCGTGATTGAGGATGGGATGTTTGACATGGTCAAATTTGTTTCTGTTACCGTCTGA
- the LOC106327926 gene encoding isoamylase 3, chloroplastic isoform X2: protein MAETNKQSFKVSSGEKSPLGVSQVDKGINFALFSQNATSVTLCLSLPQSDEKDDVDVVELVLDPSVNKTGDTWHIFVEDLPLRNVLYGYRVDGPGEWNQGHRFDNSILLLDPYAKLVKGRSFFGDSNQKFAQFYGTYDFETSPFDWGDDYKFPNIPEKDLVIYEMNVRAFTADESSGIDPSTAGSYLGLVEKIPHLLDLGINAVELLPVFEFDELELQRRPNPRDHMVNTWGYSTVNFFAPMSRYASGEGDPIKASKEFKEMVKALHSAGIEVILDVVYNHTNEADDKYPYTTSFRGIDNKIYYMLDPNNQLLNYSGCGNTLNCNHPVVMELILDSLKHWVTEYHVDGFRFDLASVLCRDTDGSPLSAPPLIRAIAKDSVLPRCKIIAEPWDCGGLYLVGKFPNWDRWAEWNGMYRDDVRRFIKGDCGMKGSFATRVSGSSDLYQVNQRKPYHGVNFIIAHDGFTLRDLVTYNSKHNEANGEGENDGCNDNYSWNCGSEGETGDAHIKSLRVRQMKNFHLALMISQGTPMMLMGDEYGHTRYGNNNSYGHDTALNNFQWKELDTKKESHFRFFSELIKFRHSHHVLKHENFLSKGEITWHEDNWDNPESKFLAFTLHDGVSGQDVYAAFNAHDYFVKALIPLPPSGKQWFRVADTNLESPDDFIKEGVAGVAEAYNVAPFSSILLKSM from the exons ATGGCGGAAACTAATAAACAATCCTTCAAAGTTTCCTCTGGCGAGAAGTCTCCTCTTGGTGTCTCCCAAGTTGACAAAGGAATCAACTTCGCTCTCTTCTCTCAGAACGCCACTTCTGTCACACTCTGCTTATCACTTCCTCAGAG TGATGAGAAGGATGATGTGGATGTTGTGGAGTTGGTTTTGGATCCCAGCGTAAACAAGACTGGAGACACGTGGCACATTTTTGTTGAG GATTTGCCACTCAGAAATGTTCTTTATGGTTACCGTGTTGATGGTCCTGGAGAATGGAACCAAGGGCATCGCTTTGACAATAGCATTCTGCTTCTGGATCCTTATGCAAAGCTTGTTAAAGGCCGGAGCTTTTTTGGAGATAGTAACCAGAAGTTTGCTCAGTTCTATGGAACTTATGACTTTGAGACCTCTCCATTTGACTGGGGAGATGACTACAAGTTCCCTAACATCCCCGAG AAGGATCTTGTTATTTATGAAATGAATGTTCGTGCTTTTACTGCGGATGAGTCCAGTGGGATTGATCCATCTACAGCAGGAAGTTACCTTGGTCTCGTTGAGAAG ATACCACACCTTCTGGATCTGGGTATTAATGCAGTGGAGCTATTGCCAGTCTTTGAGTTTGATGAACTTGAGCTTCAGAGGCGTCCTAATCCTAGAGATCACATG GTTAACACATGGGGTTACTCGACAGTTAACTTTTTTGCTCCAATGAGCCGTTATGCTAGTGGCGAGGGAGATCCTATTAAAGCTTCCAAAGAGTTTAAGGAAATGGTCAAAGCCTTACATTCTGCTGGTATAGAG GTTATTTTGGACGTAGTTTATAATCATACCAATGAAGCTGATGATAAGTACCCTTATACCACTTCATTTCGTGGCATAGACAATAAG ATTTATTACATGCTTGATCCAAACAACCAACTGCTTAACTATTCCGGCTGTG GAAATACACTGAACTGTAACCATCCTGTTGTTATGGAGCTAATACTAGATAGCTTAAAGCACTG GGTCACGGAGTATCATGTGGATGGTTTCCGATTTGATCTTGCTAGTGTGTTGTGCCGGGACACAGATGGATCTCCACTCAGTGCTCCCCCACTCATAAGG GCAATCGCGAAAGATTCTGTTTTGCCAAGATGTAAAATAATTGCAGAGCCTTGGGATTGTGGAGGATTATATCTTGTCGGGAAGTTTCCAAATTGGGATAG GTGGGCTGAGTGGAATGGGATGTACAGGGATGATGTTAGAAGATTTATCAAG GGTGACTGTGGTATGAAAGGAAGCTTTGCTACTCGGGTTTCAGGATCTTCTGATCTTTACCAG GTTAACCAGCGGAAGCCTTACCACGGTGTAAATTTCATAATTGCGCATGATGGATTCACATTGCGAGATCTTGTAACATACAATTCTAAG CACAATGAAGCCAATGGAGAAGGAGAAAATGATGGATGTAACGACAATTATAGCTGGAACTGTGGTTCGGAAG GAGAAACTGGTGATGCTCACATCAAGTCCTTGCGTGTTCGACAAATGAAGAATTTTCATTTAGCTTTGATGATTTCTCAG GGAACACCAATGATGCTAATGGGAGACGAATATGGACACACCCGATATGGTAATAACAATAGCTACGGACATGATACTGCTCTCAACAATTTCCAGTGGAAAGAG CTCGACACAAAGAAGGAGAGCCATTTCAGGTTCTTTTCAGAGTTGATCAAGTTCCGACATTCACACCATGTACTCAAGCACGAAAATTTCCTCAGCAAA GGCGAGATTACGTGGCATGAAGATAATTGGGACAATCCTGAGAGCAAGTTCCTAGCTTTCAC GCTCCATGATGGTGTAAGCGGCCAAGACGTCTATGCGGCTTTCAATGCCCATGACTACTTTGTCAAGGCTCTGATTCCACTGCCACCGTCGGGAAAGCAATGGTTCCGTGTG GCTGACACAAACCTCGAGTCACCGGATGATTTTATAAAGGAAGGTGTGGCAGGCGTGGCTGAGGCATACAATGTGGCTCCATTCTCTTCCATCCTTCTCAAGTCCATGTAA
- the LOC106327926 gene encoding isoamylase 3, chloroplastic isoform X1, with product MLASPAYSRAASSFPPALHSSGNVFTGFIPMGKVTGAPVCTRRSTLKVTCRRARERVIEEESSQMAETNKQSFKVSSGEKSPLGVSQVDKGINFALFSQNATSVTLCLSLPQSDEKDDVDVVELVLDPSVNKTGDTWHIFVEDLPLRNVLYGYRVDGPGEWNQGHRFDNSILLLDPYAKLVKGRSFFGDSNQKFAQFYGTYDFETSPFDWGDDYKFPNIPEKDLVIYEMNVRAFTADESSGIDPSTAGSYLGLVEKIPHLLDLGINAVELLPVFEFDELELQRRPNPRDHMVNTWGYSTVNFFAPMSRYASGEGDPIKASKEFKEMVKALHSAGIEVILDVVYNHTNEADDKYPYTTSFRGIDNKIYYMLDPNNQLLNYSGCGNTLNCNHPVVMELILDSLKHWVTEYHVDGFRFDLASVLCRDTDGSPLSAPPLIRAIAKDSVLPRCKIIAEPWDCGGLYLVGKFPNWDRWAEWNGMYRDDVRRFIKGDCGMKGSFATRVSGSSDLYQVNQRKPYHGVNFIIAHDGFTLRDLVTYNSKHNEANGEGENDGCNDNYSWNCGSEGETGDAHIKSLRVRQMKNFHLALMISQGTPMMLMGDEYGHTRYGNNNSYGHDTALNNFQWKELDTKKESHFRFFSELIKFRHSHHVLKHENFLSKGEITWHEDNWDNPESKFLAFTLHDGVSGQDVYAAFNAHDYFVKALIPLPPSGKQWFRVADTNLESPDDFIKEGVAGVAEAYNVAPFSSILLKSM from the exons ATGCTCGCCTCGCCTGCTTATTCCCGCGCTGCTTCCAGTTTCCCCCCGGCGCTCCACTCCTCTGGTAATGTCTTCACCGGCTTCATTCCCATGGG GAAAGTGACCGGAGCTCCGGTTTGTACCCGTCGCTCAACGCTTAAGGTCACTTGTCGACGCGCACGAGAACGCGTGATAGAGGAAGAATCATCTCAAATGGCGGAAACTAATAAACAATCCTTCAAAGTTTCCTCTGGCGAGAAGTCTCCTCTTGGTGTCTCCCAAGTTGACAAAGGAATCAACTTCGCTCTCTTCTCTCAGAACGCCACTTCTGTCACACTCTGCTTATCACTTCCTCAGAG TGATGAGAAGGATGATGTGGATGTTGTGGAGTTGGTTTTGGATCCCAGCGTAAACAAGACTGGAGACACGTGGCACATTTTTGTTGAG GATTTGCCACTCAGAAATGTTCTTTATGGTTACCGTGTTGATGGTCCTGGAGAATGGAACCAAGGGCATCGCTTTGACAATAGCATTCTGCTTCTGGATCCTTATGCAAAGCTTGTTAAAGGCCGGAGCTTTTTTGGAGATAGTAACCAGAAGTTTGCTCAGTTCTATGGAACTTATGACTTTGAGACCTCTCCATTTGACTGGGGAGATGACTACAAGTTCCCTAACATCCCCGAG AAGGATCTTGTTATTTATGAAATGAATGTTCGTGCTTTTACTGCGGATGAGTCCAGTGGGATTGATCCATCTACAGCAGGAAGTTACCTTGGTCTCGTTGAGAAG ATACCACACCTTCTGGATCTGGGTATTAATGCAGTGGAGCTATTGCCAGTCTTTGAGTTTGATGAACTTGAGCTTCAGAGGCGTCCTAATCCTAGAGATCACATG GTTAACACATGGGGTTACTCGACAGTTAACTTTTTTGCTCCAATGAGCCGTTATGCTAGTGGCGAGGGAGATCCTATTAAAGCTTCCAAAGAGTTTAAGGAAATGGTCAAAGCCTTACATTCTGCTGGTATAGAG GTTATTTTGGACGTAGTTTATAATCATACCAATGAAGCTGATGATAAGTACCCTTATACCACTTCATTTCGTGGCATAGACAATAAG ATTTATTACATGCTTGATCCAAACAACCAACTGCTTAACTATTCCGGCTGTG GAAATACACTGAACTGTAACCATCCTGTTGTTATGGAGCTAATACTAGATAGCTTAAAGCACTG GGTCACGGAGTATCATGTGGATGGTTTCCGATTTGATCTTGCTAGTGTGTTGTGCCGGGACACAGATGGATCTCCACTCAGTGCTCCCCCACTCATAAGG GCAATCGCGAAAGATTCTGTTTTGCCAAGATGTAAAATAATTGCAGAGCCTTGGGATTGTGGAGGATTATATCTTGTCGGGAAGTTTCCAAATTGGGATAG GTGGGCTGAGTGGAATGGGATGTACAGGGATGATGTTAGAAGATTTATCAAG GGTGACTGTGGTATGAAAGGAAGCTTTGCTACTCGGGTTTCAGGATCTTCTGATCTTTACCAG GTTAACCAGCGGAAGCCTTACCACGGTGTAAATTTCATAATTGCGCATGATGGATTCACATTGCGAGATCTTGTAACATACAATTCTAAG CACAATGAAGCCAATGGAGAAGGAGAAAATGATGGATGTAACGACAATTATAGCTGGAACTGTGGTTCGGAAG GAGAAACTGGTGATGCTCACATCAAGTCCTTGCGTGTTCGACAAATGAAGAATTTTCATTTAGCTTTGATGATTTCTCAG GGAACACCAATGATGCTAATGGGAGACGAATATGGACACACCCGATATGGTAATAACAATAGCTACGGACATGATACTGCTCTCAACAATTTCCAGTGGAAAGAG CTCGACACAAAGAAGGAGAGCCATTTCAGGTTCTTTTCAGAGTTGATCAAGTTCCGACATTCACACCATGTACTCAAGCACGAAAATTTCCTCAGCAAA GGCGAGATTACGTGGCATGAAGATAATTGGGACAATCCTGAGAGCAAGTTCCTAGCTTTCAC GCTCCATGATGGTGTAAGCGGCCAAGACGTCTATGCGGCTTTCAATGCCCATGACTACTTTGTCAAGGCTCTGATTCCACTGCCACCGTCGGGAAAGCAATGGTTCCGTGTG GCTGACACAAACCTCGAGTCACCGGATGATTTTATAAAGGAAGGTGTGGCAGGCGTGGCTGAGGCATACAATGTGGCTCCATTCTCTTCCATCCTTCTCAAGTCCATGTAA